The following are from one region of the Terriglobia bacterium genome:
- a CDS encoding VWA domain-containing protein: MKSRLALIVAVLTILAASSMGAQDDVIRVNTRLVEVGVVVRDKNGPVSGLTKNDFTVFDNGKAQRVEAFSVSRAERAKTAPGPPPLPPGVVTNRTAKDATTSATVILFDRLNTADKYQRDSMKQLLAYLKTARPDDLTAIYVLGDDLQLVQDFTNDPDRLVRAASKMPIGDLPGVDNGTVQEIAQAQAVGRVTRRNVQTARAEVDYSLQERKDPTEDAIQAIARHLSTVPGRKSLIWMSAAIPLSIAPGTSRDGKDSELGRATHLLTDANIAVYPVDAHGLQAADPPRGRRPRPQQIPPPDAMIRLADDTGGRAFYFNNDLAGSIRTAIADAEVSYMLGFYPSENGFDGKFHNISVKVERSNVEVRHRAGYLAVKDQGPNEQERKAILSELLSNPLDAAQVGLAASVETLAGKAPSYRISLRIETSDLHFEHHNDHWIAAMDMVFGFEPFKQKTVQVRTVPIDLTEDRFRTALARGLIMQETVTTDRPYDRLHLVLQDHATGLAGSLWLPLAKN, encoded by the coding sequence AAAGTCGGCTGGCGCTGATTGTGGCAGTGCTAACCATCCTGGCGGCAAGCAGTATGGGCGCGCAGGATGATGTTATTCGCGTCAATACCCGGCTGGTGGAAGTCGGCGTCGTCGTGCGTGATAAAAACGGACCGGTATCGGGCCTTACCAAAAACGATTTCACGGTATTCGATAACGGCAAAGCGCAGCGCGTCGAGGCTTTTTCCGTATCCCGGGCGGAACGCGCCAAAACCGCACCGGGTCCTCCACCGCTGCCCCCCGGAGTGGTCACGAACCGGACCGCAAAAGACGCGACCACCAGTGCGACCGTCATTCTCTTCGACAGGCTCAACACTGCAGACAAGTATCAGCGAGACAGCATGAAGCAACTGCTCGCCTATCTGAAAACGGCAAGACCGGACGACCTGACCGCCATTTACGTCCTGGGCGACGATCTGCAGCTCGTGCAGGACTTCACAAATGATCCGGACCGTCTGGTCCGGGCCGCTTCAAAAATGCCGATCGGAGATCTGCCGGGCGTCGACAACGGAACCGTTCAGGAAATTGCGCAAGCTCAGGCTGTCGGCCGCGTCACGCGGCGGAACGTCCAGACGGCAAGGGCGGAAGTTGATTATTCGCTGCAGGAGCGCAAGGATCCTACGGAGGATGCGATCCAGGCAATCGCGCGGCATTTAAGCACGGTGCCCGGCCGGAAAAGTCTGATCTGGATGTCGGCCGCCATACCCTTGTCGATCGCACCAGGTACCAGCCGTGACGGCAAAGACTCCGAGCTCGGACGTGCGACACACTTACTGACCGATGCCAACATCGCCGTTTACCCCGTCGATGCGCATGGCCTGCAAGCGGCCGATCCGCCGCGCGGCCGCCGCCCGCGGCCCCAACAGATTCCGCCACCGGATGCGATGATCCGGCTGGCCGACGACACCGGCGGGCGCGCGTTTTACTTCAACAACGATCTCGCAGGCTCGATTCGTACGGCGATCGCCGATGCCGAAGTCAGTTATATGCTGGGTTTCTATCCCTCGGAAAACGGCTTCGACGGTAAATTCCATAACATCAGCGTGAAGGTCGAACGAAGCAACGTCGAAGTCCGCCATCGCGCCGGCTACCTCGCAGTGAAAGATCAGGGTCCGAATGAGCAGGAACGTAAAGCAATCCTGAGCGAGCTGCTGTCGAATCCACTGGACGCGGCCCAGGTCGGACTGGCAGCATCAGTGGAAACCCTTGCCGGCAAAGCGCCGTCCTACCGCATTTCTCTGAGGATCGAAACCTCCGACCTCCACTTCGAGCATCACAACGACCATTGGATTGCAGCAATGGACATGGTGTTCGGGTTCGAACCGTTCAAACAAAAGACTGTACAGGTCCGGACCGTCCCCATTGACCTCACGGAAGACCGTTTTCGGACCGCGCTGGCGCGGGGCCTGATCATGCAGGAGACCGTGACAACGGATCGCCCCTACGATCGGCTTCACCTGGTATTGCAGGACCATGCGACGGGATTGGCCGGTTCCCTGTGGCTGCCACTCGCGAAAAACTAG